The Nitrospirota bacterium DNA window TTGAGTGATCTTATTATCATCGCTCTTTCCATGTCGCTCTTTTACTCCGGCGGCATGTGCTTCAATGACATAGCGGATGCGGAGACAGACAGGACAGGCAAACCGTTCCGTCCCATCCCGTCCGGCAGGATTGTAATAGGGAATGCTTATATATTTACGATTGCCTTGTTTGCGGTTGCTATATGCATTCTTTTGCTTGTTCCTTTCATAACATCGATCTATCCCGCGCTTTTACTTTTGTCACTCATAATCATATACGACAAATTCCACAAGGCGCATCCTCTAAGCGTCATCCTGATGGCAGCATGCAGGCTTATGATATTTGTTATCGCCGCGATAGCCGTAACAGGGACAGTTGGGAAACTTGTATTAATCGGCGGTCTGATTCAGTTTGTGTATGTTTTAGCTATAAGCCTGACAGCAAGATATGAGAACAATAGAACAACGGTGAAAGACTTTTCAGTGATTCCGGTAATGATCGCCTGCATCTCTCTCATAGACGGTGTGGTTATGGCTTTATTTGTATCGCCTGTATGGCTGACAGCGGGCATCGCCGGTGCAATTCTCACTCATTTCAGTCAGAGGTATGTCAGAGGGGATTGATATATAACAGGCCTTGTTCTTTCAACAGATTTTTTGAAGATAG harbors:
- a CDS encoding UbiA family prenyltransferase, whose translation is MFSAIKAYLELCRVSNLPTVWTNVLAAIVLTGAGFSLSDLIIIALSMSLFYSGGMCFNDIADAETDRTGKPFRPIPSGRIVIGNAYIFTIALFAVAICILLLVPFITSIYPALLLLSLIIIYDKFHKAHPLSVILMAACRLMIFVIAAIAVTGTVGKLVLIGGLIQFVYVLAISLTARYENNRTTVKDFSVIPVMIACISLIDGVVMALFVSPVWLTAGIAGAILTHFSQRYVRGD